A region of the Microbacterium sp. SL75 genome:
ATGCGACGCGCCGCGACATCGTGCGGCGCACCCTCGTCTCCGAACAGTCAGTGACGCAGCTCGCCGCAGCGTACGCGATGTCGTTCGCCGCCGTGTCGAAGCACGTCGCCGTGCTCGCCGAGGCGCGACTCATCACCAAGCGTGCGGAGGGGAGGGTGCGACTCGTGTCCGCCGACCCCACCGCGCTCGCCCGGGTGCAGGAACTGCTGCGCTCGTACGAAGACCTCTGGCGCGGCCGCGTCGACCGACTCGAAGCGATCCTGCTCGAAGACGCCGGGGTGCCGGCATCCGTTCCGCCCTCCGAACCCACCGAGATCTGAACCGACGAAGGAGTCGTCATGCCCGTCACATCTGTCGAGAGCGACGCTGCAGCGCTCACCATGACCCTGATCGCCGACTTCGCGGTCGGCGTCGAGAGGCT
Encoded here:
- a CDS encoding ArsR/SmtB family transcription factor, giving the protein MVEDKSAADIDRVFHALADATRRDIVRRTLVSEQSVTQLAAAYAMSFAAVSKHVAVLAEARLITKRAEGRVRLVSADPTALARVQELLRSYEDLWRGRVDRLEAILLEDAGVPASVPPSEPTEI